In one Culex quinquefasciatus strain JHB chromosome 2, VPISU_Cqui_1.0_pri_paternal, whole genome shotgun sequence genomic region, the following are encoded:
- the LOC6048271 gene encoding protein mahjong isoform X2 produces MASPLDQAEVLRGRDLAKIFQVWEERHSVPGYDPEPVVTRLAEIFEEETEVYMRKDPDPFDERHPSRTDPNSELGRMLKTLFRKDHFMTRLVNDYLRDNFFTRQNIQQCSQPLNIAACRLILVIMPGLETSAVFQAEFDHLISRLYGWAESSPEPLQSYATGLLGAAMEVQEIAVSFREQNIRLLPIMLRRLHVLQLAHRNRDRLAEAGEGVSSTAFHRMFQGEATLISQKSSGEIKEEAPPMEDEEGEEKRPFAHLGPSSSSETTVAAPSNGASPTANLNTLFQNENSQTTQDNRATHRNMIPIFPATIATSQMLILRYLTPMGEYQEFLPHVFEHNAMALIFRYIENLEARDTCLAFEALKYLASLLCHKKFSLEFIANGGLERLLKVPRPSLAATGVSIAFYYLAYCEDAMERICLMPQKIITELVTYALWLLGCAHDSGRCHATMFFGLSCQFKTMMDEFDKQDGLRKLYNVISVLPILLPNDDYNLNDDEECAARQVVRHVCVALKKYFENHLYYKYSQVTRQQCPTGTLAGPVFKSVKNSPEVISDQIKTLQELLPMKARWSPVDEFLDLGGVNLLLRIIALAYEWNYSGRGETVRAALDVLNIACVIPRVHAVFCERIEFPEEGSAAGINIVLGAAEGEIVADAEVQKSALAVLVHTVCAPLHRPSGSLARFGSAKKRMPNKNSEELLQKVWESVRSNNGIIVLLSLMCVKTPITDADCIRGMACRALAGLARSETVQQIIGKLPLFVNGQLQSLMRDPILQEKRAEHVQFQKYALELMERVSGKTKNFSNQMDTSLADIHKANVVAQTKIQFNEQQLYQLIHQHLVARGLSETASTLVKETGITIPTPIQQQHQQVASLARNLHHSPFTFRSPNASIIQRSRIRSKTTEATFNHSTAQANLQAALAAASIESASGTTPSTEAPSTELPQEPTPTEPFTPIRLIKKTNAGSVSAGGPSSSSATNTTPFASSCSASASRSLQKQISATVDTASFLVPASTSSKPPGPEPLAVTLDTIITEYLTNQHALCKHPMSTCPQFDLFVPHKCPDPRPNRASGMSQNFAARFFKRHAGYSSRRFDRRLVHSNFSASRVLRPQDSEFFFTCCDFTPCATKLITGSHSGEVKIFNLSDSNEEFSYSCHESYVNSIKCSKDGRLLLTSCAWRSPMSALWNIENARFTQKLQWDEEEYMEFPNVRQDKVLATTGEVASIYDINTGQKILSLVPNIYNQYTKNRATFCPSDELILSDGVLWDVSSGKEIHKFDKLNQTISGVFHPNGLEIVSNTEVWDLRTFHLLRTVSALDQCQVKFSQQNVIYGICPEVETEPHSDNVFFESSFKVLDGYDYSSISTVDVKRNIYDLAINGYGSQIAIVENQGGFNSVQESVVRIYSVGRKKNTEDDAEEEEEEMENSEDNSMSETESVVFHGARGENGGQRRRRRRGMRINVLDDDEDDIFQPGSSGSSSDDDDDDDDDDQDQDGDDQENEENDGEESDGGANNNDDEDDASSWTTTSDLEDFLMM; encoded by the exons GTTAGCGGAAATCTTCGAGGAGGAAACCGAGGTGTACATGCGCAAGGATCCGGACCCGTTCGACGAGCGGCACCCCTCCCGGACGGACCCCAACAGCGAGCTGGGTCGCATGCTGAAAACCCTCTTCCGGAAGGACCACTTTATGACCCGGCTGGTGAACGACTACCTGCGCGACAACTTCTTCACCCGCCAAAACATCCAGCAGTGCTCGCAACCGCTGAACATCGCCGCCTGTCGGTTGATCCTGGTCATCATGCCGGGGCTGGAGACGTCGGCGGTGTTCCAGGCGGAGTTTGACCACCTGATCAGCCGGTTGTACGGGTGGGCCGAGTCGAGTCCGGAACCGTTGCAGAGTTACGCGACGGGACTGCTGGGCGCGGCGATGGAGGTGCAGGAGATTGCCGTTAGCTTCCGGGAGCAGAACATCCGGCTGTTGCCGATCATGCTGCGGCGGTTGCACGTGCTCCAGCTGGCGCACAGGAATCGAGACAGGTTGGCGGAAGCTGGGGAGGGCGTGAGTAGTACGGCTTTTCATCGGATGTTCCAGGGAGAGGCCACGCTAATTTCGCAAAAGTCTTCCGGGGAGATTAAGGAGGAAGCGCCGCCGATGGAGGACGAGGAGGGGGAAGAGAAGCGACCTTTCGCGCATTTGGGACCGTCCAGCTCGAGCGAGACGACGGTGGCAGCGCCGTCCAACGGCGCATCTCCCACGGCGAACCTAAACACGCTGTTCCAGAACGAAAACAGTCAAACTACGCAGGATAACCGCGCCACCCACCGGAACATGATCCCGATCTTCCCGGCCACGATCGCCACAAGTCAGATGTTGATCCTGCGATACCTCACCCCAATGGGCGAGTACCAGGAGTTCCTCCCGCACGTCTTCGAGCACAACGCGATGGCCCTCATCTTCCGCTACATTGAAAACCTCGAAGCCCGAGACACCTGTCTAGCGTTCGAAGCCCTGAAGTACCTGGCCTCCCTGCTCTGCCACAAAAAGTTCTCCCTCGAGTTCATCGCCAACGGCGGCCTCGAACGCCTCCTCAAAGTCCCACGCCCCAGCCTCGCCGCAACCGGAGTCTCCATCGCGTTCTACTATCTCGCGTACTGCGAAGACGCCATGGAGCGAATCTGCCTGATGCCGCAGAAAATCATCACCGAACTCGTAACGTACGCCCTCTGGCTGCTCGGTTGTGCCCACGACTCGGGTCGCTGCCACGCCACCATGTTCTTCGGGCTCAGCTGCCAGTTCAAAACCATGATGGACGAGTTCGACAAGCAGGACGGCCTCCGCAAGCTCTACAACGTCATCTCCGTGCTCCCGATCCTGCTCCCAAACGACGATTACAACCTGAACGACGACGAAGAGTGTGCCGCCCGGCAGGTCGTACGGCACGTTTGCGTCGCGCTCAAAAAGTACTTCGAGAACCATCTCTACTACAAGTACAGTCAGGTTACGCGCCAGCAGTGCCCCACGGGGACGTTGGCGGGACCGGTGTTCAAGTCGGTGAAGAACTCGCCCGAGGTGATTAGCGATCAGATCAAGACGCTGCAGGAGCTGTTGCCGATGAAGGCGCGCTGGTCACCGGTGGATGAGTTTTTGGACTTGGGCGGGGTTAACTTGCTGTTGAGGATCATCGCGCTGGCGTACGAGTGGAACTACAGTGGACG CGGCGAGACGGTACGGGCGGCGCTGGACGTGCTCAACATTGCGTGCGTAATCCCCCGGGTGCACGCCGTGTTCTGCGAGCGGATCGAGTTCCCGGAGGAGGGTTCCGCTGCGGGCATCAACATCGTACTGGGAGCGGCCGAAGGCGAGATTGTGGCGGACGCCGAGGTGCAGAAGTCTGCGCTGGCAGTGCTGGTGCACACGGTTTGTGCGCCGCTGCACAGGCCTAGCGGATCGTTGGCGCGGTTTGGCTCGGCGAAGAAGCGGATGCCAAACAAGAACTCCGAGGAGCTGCTGCAGAAGGTTTGGGAGAGTGTGCGTTCGAACAACGGGATTATTGTGCTGCTGTCGTTGATGTGCGTCAAGACGCCGATTACGGACGCGGATTGTATCCGGGGGATGGCGTGTCGGGCGTTGGCGGGGTTGGCGAGGTCGGAGACGGTGCAGCAGATCATCGGGAAGTTGCCACTGTTTGTTAATGGGCAGCTGCAGAGTTTGATGCGGGATCCGATTCTGCAGGAGAAGCGAGCCGAGCACGTTCAGTTCCAGAAGTACGCGCTGGAGTTGATGGAGCGGGTGTCGGGGAAGACGAAAAACTTTAGCAACCAGATGGACACCTCGCTGGCGGACATTCACAAGGCGAATGTGGTCGCCCAGACGAAGATTCAGTTCAACGAGCAGCAGCTGTACCAGCTGATCCATCAGCACTTGGTGGCCCGGGGGTTGAGCGAGACGGCTTCGACATTGGTGAAGGAGACGGGAATTACGATACCTACGCCGATTCAGCAGCAACACCAGCAGGTCGCCAGTCTGGCCAGAAACCTCCACCACTCTCCGTTTACGTTCCGATCGCCGAACGCCTCCATCATCCAGCGATCccgaattcgaagcaaaacaaCCGAAGCTACCTTCAATCACTCCACGGCCCAAGCAAACCTACAAGCGGCCCTAGCCGCGGCCAGTATAGAATCCGCCTCAGGAACAACACCATCTACGGAAGCGCCCTCAACGGAACTACCCCAAGAACCAACCCCAACCGAACCCTTCACCCCGATCCGCCTGATCAAGAAGACCAACGCGGGAAGCGTCAGCGCCGGCGGTCCAAGTTCCTCATCCGCCACCAACACAACCCCCTTCGCCTCATCCTGCTCCGCCTCAGCAAGTCGGTCCCTCCAGAAGCAAATTTCCGCCACCGTCGACACGGCCTCCTTCCTCGTCCCCGCCTCAACCTCGTCCAAACCCCCCGGTCCGGAACCCCTCGCCGTCACCCTGGACACGATCATTACCGAGTACCTCACCAACCAGCACGCCCTCTGCAAGCATCCGATGTCGACGTGTCCGCAGTTTGACCTGTTTGTGCCGCACAAGTGTCCGGATCCGAGGCCGAACCGGGCTTCGGGGATGAGTCAGAACTTTGCGGCGCGGTTCTTCAAGCGGCACGCCGGGTATAGTTCGAGGAGGTTCGACCGGAGACTGGTGCATTCGAACTTTTCGGCGTCGAGGGTGCTGAGGCCGCAGGATTCGGAGTTTTTCTTTACGTGTTGCGATTTTACG CCCTGCGCCACCAAGCTGATAACCGGCTCGCACAGCGGCGAGGTCAAGATCTTCAACCTGAGCGACAGCAACGAGGAGTTCAGCTACTCCTGCCACGAGTCGTACGTCAACTCGATCAAGTGCAGCAAGGACGGGCGGCTGCTGCTGACGTCGTGTGCGTGGCGATCCCCCATGTCTGCGCTGTGGAACATTGAGAATGCACGCTTCACCCAGAAGCTGCAGTGGGACGAGGAGGAGTACATGGAGTTTCCGAACGTGCGGCAGGACAAGGTGCTGGCGACGACCGGGGAG GTCGCCTCAATCTACGACATCAACACGGGTCAGAAGATTCTGTCGCTGGTGCCGAACATCTACAACCAGTACACCAAGAACCGGGCCACGTTCTGCCCGTCGGACGAGCTGATCCTGTCGGACGGCGTCCTGTGGGACGTGTCCTCCGGCAAGGAGATTCACAAGTTTGACAAACTCAACCAAACCATTTCCGGCGTGTTCCACCCGAACGGACTGGAGATCGTGTCCAACACGGAGGTGTGGGACCTGCGGACATTCCACCTGCTGCGGACGGTTTCCGCGCTCGACCAGTGCCAGGTCAAGTTCTCCCAGCAGAACGTCATCTACGGGATCTGTCCGGAGGTGGAAACCGAACCCCACTCGGACAATGTGTTCTTCGAGTCGAGCTTCAAGGTGCTGGACGGGTACGACTACTCGAGCATTTCGACGGTGGACGTGAAGCGGAACATTTACGATCTGGCCATCAATGGGTACGGGTCGCAGATTGCGATCGTGGAGAACCAGGGCGGGTTCAACTCGGTGCAGGAGTCGGTGGTGCGGATCTACAGCGTCGGCAGGAAGAAGAACACCGAGGACGAcgccgaggaggaggaggaagagatGGAAAACTCCGAGGACAACTCGATGTCGGAGACGGAGTCTGTCG TGTTTCACGGCGCTCGCGGAGAGAACGGCGGACAGCGACGCCGGCGGAGACGGGGCATGCGTATCAATGTACTCGATGATGATGAAGATGATATTTTCCAACCAGGTTCGAGCGGCTCGTccagcgacgacgatgacgacgacgacgatgatgaccaGGACCAGGACGGGGACGATCAGGAGAACGAGGAAAATGATGGCGAGGAGAGCGACGGCGGGGCCAACAATAACGACGACGAGGATGACGCCTCCTCGTGGACCACGACCTCCGACCTGGAGGACTTTCTAATGATGTAA